The Pieris rapae chromosome 16, ilPieRapa1.1, whole genome shotgun sequence genome includes a region encoding these proteins:
- the LOC110998101 gene encoding uncharacterized protein LOC110998101, whose protein sequence is MNMDSNKKTAHSDRSANFDDAEIKLLLDLIIRFKSVILNRSTNGSTNLAKEKIWRQLTTLFNKEKINVHRSSDHLKTKWFNLKREARRIHNNSPSKMNDVHKQVIQLSYESVNDPSLQIEISEQAEQDIYEVPDLETEEVLNDNTDDKLLDDNVSSSQSDIDDEQPLKDRDRCYKKRNGIRKKSMNFSAQECSLLLKLVKEEKHNLFLAGMSKEAIRKKYLAWERVAKRFNAISWKKRPVQVLKTKLENMRRLNRHKIRLSTSNTEHEEKELSVKNEPNVEYNIECSEFSQSMDEDRINEPSPIPNDMDPLRFVLNSDSGLGSTSICSQNDTDLIKLKMDLINYQLETAKLERQRVEDAIRADKEEQDSRAIENSLRLRTARLKALAAERKLNEDHQSALGYTEQEVLAMEYIKMFPKVT, encoded by the exons ATGAATATGGATTCTAATAAGAAAACTGC TCACTCTGACAGAAGTGCCAATTTTGATGATGCAGAGATTAAACTTTTGCTGGATCtaattataagatttaaatcTGTAATACTAAACCGCAGCACAAATGGAAGTACAAATTTggctaaagaaaaaatatggcGACAGTTAACAAcactatttaataaagaaaaaataaatgtgcaTAGAAGTTCTGATCATTTGAAAACAAAGTGgttcaatttaaaaagagaAGCAAGgagaatacataataattcacCGAGTAAAATGAATGATGTACACAAACAAGTTATCCAGTTATCATATGAATCAGTCAATGACCCCAGTCTTCAAATAGAAATCTCAGAACAGGCAGAACAGGACATATATGAAG ttccAGACTTGGAAACCGAGGAGGTACTGAATGATAACACAGATGATAAATTATTGGATGATAACGTCAGCTCTTCTCAGTCTG ATATTGATGACGAACAACCGTTGAAGGatag GGACCGCTGCTACAAGAAACGCAATGGAATTAGAAAGAAGTCGATGAATTTTTCAGCACAAGAGTGTAGTCTTCTTTTGAAATTGGTTAAAGAGGAGAAACATAATCTCTTTCTTGCGGGTATGTCAAAGGAGGCCATAAGAAAGAAGTATTTAGCTTGGGAGAGG GTAGCAAAAAGGTTTAATGCAATCAGTTGGAAAAAGAGGCCAGTtcaagtattaaaaacaaaacttgagAACATGAGGAGACTCAATCGACACAAAATTAGATTAAGTACATCCAACACAGAACACGAGGAAAAGGAACTG tctgTGAAAAATGAGCCAAATGTAGAGTACAATATAGAGTGCAGTGAGTTCAGCCAATCCATGGATGAAGATAGAATAAATGAACCATCACCCATACCTAATGATATGGACCCGCTCAGATTTGTTCTCAACTCGGATTCTGGACTAG gGTCAACAAGTATTTGTTCTCAAAATGATACGGACCTAATTAAATTGAAGATGGATTTAATCAACTATCAACTAGAAACTGCGAAA CTGGAGAGACAGCGCGTAGAAGACGCTATAAGGGCAGATAAAGAAGAACAAGATTCTCGGGCGATTGAAAACTCGTTGCGCCTGCGCACAGCGAGGCTGAAAGCTTTAGCTGCTGAAAGGAAATTAAACGAAGATCATCAAAGTGCTTTAGGATACACAGAACAAGAAGTATTAGCCatggaatatataaaaatgtttccgaaagttacttaa